The Halobaculum sp. CBA1158 genome contains the following window.
GGAGGTCGACTCGATCATCGTCGGCCGTGGCGGTGGGAGTGATTCGAACCTCCAGGCGTTCAACACCGAGCGGGTCGCGGAGGCGATTTTCACCGCCAATACCCCGGTGGTCACCGCGATTGGGCACACCGATGACCGGCTCATCGCAGATCAGGTTGCGGATGTGGCAACGATCACGCCGACGGCCGCTGGCGAGTATATCGTGAATTCCCGCGAGGAGTTCTTCGCGGGCGAAGTCAAGCCGCTGGCACAGCAACTCGACGCCGCGTACGAAACCTTCCAGCAAGAGCATGAACATGAACGGGAACTTGCCGAAGCAGTCGACGAGGCGGCCGCATCCGAGGGGCTCCCGCCGGTCTACTACAAGGCCGCAATCGCTGTGCTGCTGTTGCTGTTGTTGGCCATCACTGGGCTTTGGTTGGGGGTGATCTAAGCGTGGCAAACGACCAAGAGATCCACGATCGGCTGGCCCGTGTCGAAGAAATTATTGAGCAGCTCGATGCGGACGAGTGTGCCCTCGATGAAGGGACAAGGCTCCACGAGGAAGGTCAGGAACTCTTGGCCGAGGTGCGAGAAACCCTCGACAACGGGCGTGGAGAGGTCGTGGAACTCGAGTAGAGCGCGATTTCAGTCTTAACCAACAGTCAACAGAATCTAACCCTATTGTTGGTTAACGGTACCTTTGCGAGGTGAACGAACTCTCCGGTTATAATTTACTTTAGATTTTTGCGCCAGTTGGTGGCCAGAAAGCATATACCGATCTTCTAGCTATCGCACCACCATGGACCGGGGCTCAACCGGTGCATACCCACCCCGCACATATGATCACACGGGCAGTCACCATCGAAGACATCGATGATCTGTACCTGACGTGGAACAGCCATATCAACGGGTCCGCCCTCTATCGCCGCGCCCTCCGAGATGAGATGGAGCTTCGCGACGTCGACCCCGACGAGCTTCGAGATCTCTTCGAACGGGCCCGCGAACAGGGCTACACGAAAGACGAGATCGTCGACGAGACCAACCGCTACGCTGATCTGAAAACACTCGTCGACGACGCAGAGGAATAACTCGCTATGTCACAGGACAATACGCCCTCCGAGACGGCCCCGAATCGC
Protein-coding sequences here:
- the xseB gene encoding exodeoxyribonuclease VII small subunit, with translation MANDQEIHDRLARVEEIIEQLDADECALDEGTRLHEEGQELLAEVRETLDNGRGEVVELE